The Alligator mississippiensis isolate rAllMis1 chromosome 11, rAllMis1, whole genome shotgun sequence genomic interval ATTCCTGCAGGACCCTTTAAACTGCCCACATTCTTCAACAGATATATTATTTTTGGGACTTACTGAGCTCCAACAGTCTTTTTCCAAGTCTCTCTCAGTCTTTAAAACAGCCCAGTCTGTTAGATCCAGGTCCACTGAcctcccaggaaatgccataaACATGTGCTAGAACCCCATAAGACAACCTTAAGGTAGGCTATaaagggtgcatgcacagttgtgAGTCTTTTCCAGGCTCCAGGAAGTTGATTCTGGCTTCCTGATGCTCTCTCACATTACTTTGTTCCTTCTTACTTCCCTCATGTGGTGCTGTTGCTACTCATGTTACAGCCCTTGGTCTTCCACCAGGCCCTGTGCCTAGGACTGATTCCCTGTCCCTCTCAGAGATTAATGGGTCCTatgattcaatctggattcagagatttggccaaatcaaattagggactgaaactttgcatagccctagcagaaagtagagcagaagactgggcagaggaaagggatgaGAATGCCACGCAGATAGGGGGATGGGTAAGGAGGTGTTAAAAAACAACCAAGCAACCACCCCTATGCTATGTAACACCATACATTTGTTAGAATCATGATTCTCTGTATGTATTGAAGCTATTTTGGGAGAACCCTGGAAGAACATGAGTTGGTGCAACTGCTAACGGCTTCCTGTTTCCCGGATGGAGTAACAACATAACAATAGCTGGCTTGTCTGGGAAAGAAAGAActgcagttctgctgctgttGTAACTGGGCTCTTCAAATAACTTTGAAAGTTATGCGTAAGAAGAGAGTTCATCAGCAAGAAGGCTGTTTGTGACTGgaaaagggagaaggggaaggaagcgAAGGCAGAGGCTCAAGACCAGACAGTGTTGAAGGATGGGAAATTAGGAAATCTAGGAGCTCCTATACATGTGTAGAAAGGCTTGTCCAATGTACTGTAATTCCAGAACTTTGGctcagacttgattaattcagCATGCAGCAACAtggaaattaatgtgctccagcaatTTTCAGTGCCATATGTATGTGTTCCTGTACTGAAAACTGTCAGTGGGGTTCTTCATACTAAagttgtttgacaagctttagttcaagcaccctcaccaccatttttaagttgATGCATATGAAtctctgggagctttaattagcatggcttttggGTGCAACACCCCAATCCTGCCTTCCCaggcatgtctataaacaccctaaGAGAGTGAAAATAGAGGCCTTCTGAAGGAGAAAATTCACAGTAGAAGATTCCTAAGACTAGCAAATCATCTGTAGAGCTTCAtggatgcaggtctcatggccataggggcagctgtgatgcctCCTGTtggccctgcagctccagcctggctcagacTGTAATGCCACTCTCCCTACATTGCTCACCCATGTCTTAATATTAAACGTTGATTCAGGGAGGATTCcaacaggccttagagtgagccgtACTCCTAACACTTTTCCACTGGGTCTCCATCCAGCCCTCAGTCCTgataggtccctttcagcctgacTAGGCCCTTGTAGAGAATCTGTAGCCTTAAGGAAAAAGTGTGTGgcttcttttcctcccctacactatgccccaagcctcatggaTTTATTATAGCATTGTTCACTTGTTGGGCTTTGGCTTCCTCAGCCACCAACCTCCTTTTCTCTCATGTAGACTTTCTGGTGCAGGCCTACTGCATCAGACCTgtctttgaggcactagctctagTTTGTCCCTTTTGATCCCTGGAACCCTACCCCCTTTCTGCCAGGCCTCTGGCCCCTGAGTGGCTTCACTCTTCTTGGGGCCAGGCCCCTAGCCCCTGTTTCACTACACCTCTCTCGATGGCTGGACTTCTGGCCCCTGTCTGGGTCTGTGGCCCTAATGTAGCAGTGTGCCCACTCTGGACTTAACAATTGCTTGGGActgagcccagcccaggtgccaggtcctggcccctgtctgtctctgcagccttgcatgctgcccctctctgggctcaagcGTAGTTCAGGTGTTGTGCCTTCCCATGGCAGGTCTCAAGGGAATTGTGCCTCCCTTGGGCACTAATGGGATCTCCATAAACTCCCCCTTACattcccaacccaaaccaccaatATAAGCAGTAACTTAAActataagcccctgggctataacagaaACATAAACAACAGGAGAAACAGCCCTATGCTCATTTAAGAGGGCAAACTTtcctcatctcccagcagatATACCTTTTGACCCAGAGCCATACTCTAGCCTACACACTGGGGCCCCCTCGGACTCTTGGACCTTCTGGTTCCACACTCAGCCCCTCCTCCAGGCTCTCAGACCCTCCAGCCTCATATGGAGCCCCTCTTCTGGGTACTCATAGCCTCTATTCCAGGCTCACCCTTCCCTGGGCACATGGACCCCCTGATAGGTACTTCAAGCCCTCTAGAGTTTAACATAAAGCAAAGGCCACTTGTCCATAAACTTAGTCTTTCTCTGCCCAGGGAATATGACTCTGTTCCTAGACCAGAAGAGTCATTTAGCTAAAATAAGATCCCAACAGGAACCCTGCTGCCCtacagccaggagctcctcactttAAGGTTGCCAGGAAAAGAGactccctggccagtgcaggttctgggcttatatagctccagcctgagtcCTCTTTTTGGTCTGACAAGTCCCTCATTAGCTTCTCTCTGCCAATTACAAGCAGCATCTAAGGCTGCTTAGTCTCTTAAATCTGCAGAGTTACTGagactctgggtgtgtctacaaattactgcacagtaagcatcacactCTACATGTGCAGAACTTTGGcacacagtaatttgctcttatgagcagttaatttgctacctgcagatgcaggtagcaaattaacagCTGACTAGTTACTACACAGTATGGCACATATAGACAGGGGGGCATTGTCTCCACCCGGGCTCCACCAACAGagcctgccccagaagcaggcagtTCCTATGGTTAGGGATCAATCTCCCAGACCCCACCAGGAGACAACTGTCTtctagccctgtgctccctaACAGACCCTGGGTTAAtatccagggggagcctagagctccctttGGTTGCTGcggggggggagtggcaggggggagaaaatctgcttccaaatgccTGCTCATGCAGTGGGTTTAATCTGGAGTAAATTACCCCAGAGTAAATGCATCCAgaagcatttgcatgtgtagacatgtgcactAAGACATAGGACTGGCCTTAGGTAGCTTAGAGGTGGAACAGAATGTGGAGCTTAGTGAAGAAGACTGCTTGGGATTCATCTGATGCTGCTTCATCTGATGATGAAATATCTCTGACTTCTCATCTTCTTGACTTTTAAAGGAATGTGGGGGTTATTGTCATTGATGACACATATGAAATATGTTGGGGGACcttttcaaatgtaaaacagACAGAGGCACTGAGGACTTCTAAAGACCTCCATGATTTCAGGAAGTTACAACAATCTACCTGGGTCCCATGAAAACTCCCCATTAGGCAAACTTCATAAACTACCTCCCCAAACTCATATCAGAACCTCTTAGTACCCCTGCCCTTTGCCTAACTATTTACTTTCCACCAAGAAAAGTAACAAAATGACCCAGTCAGAGTTGGGCATTCTTATTATAATACTAGCAAATTGTCTGTCAAGAATTATGGGGGAAAAGGGACTGGCTGGGACTGTGGCAGGCCAACAGGTGGCagtcctgcactgagccacccactcCACTATGCCTGGCCACCTACCAAGTTCTGAGTAATTCCCTGGGGCTcctcatgtctggctgacccccttcccagAGTGCACCAGGGAGCCCGGGGTCACCACTGTCACTACCCGGGAGTCTTGGTCTGTccatggccctgtgccccctgggatgCACAGACCTTATAGACCTTGAGGgggcttgacccactgcaaggaCCAAACCAAGGGGGCACAAGGGcatgccctctccccctcctagCCAGTTCACCATGCTTAGTACAAtgaagaactttattgattacagggggtaggctTGGGTGTGGGTACAGGACAGAGCTGTATCACAGAGTAACCTTAGAGCAAATAGCAAACAGCAAAGCTTAGACCCCGCCCCCACTTCCTCCCCGTCCCCCTTGTtcagctctggctctgcctcccctcccccagttcaggtctgaccccattcccacccctccccccgccccagttcaggtccaaccctgctccccctctggTTTGGGTGTGACCccgctccacccccccccccagttcaggtccaacccctccttcttccctcccactttgggtccaaccctgcacCACCCCACTTCTTCAGGTCCAACCTCCCACCCCGATTTGGGTgtgaaccccccctcccctccccccctctttaGGTCTGAACCCACACACCCTCCATGCAGTTTATGTCTGACCTCAATTCCCCACCTTGTCTCCTCcaatcccacccccctccccccattcagtTCTGACTCTGCTCTCCCCCCTCTCaatttgggtccaaccccaccccaccacccgcCCCCCTGCTTCGGGTCACACCCCACTCACTCCCCCTGtttcaggtctgaccctgctctACCCCATCCCCTCTTAGTTTGGATTtgacccccccccactcccccacctgctTCAGGTCAGACacaaccccccctgcccccaattcaGGTctcaccccacccctctccccccagttaAGGTctgaccccaccccacccccctccccccacatgatccaactctgctccccctccccctctttgggtccaaccccactaTGATGGAGGGGCTCCTGATTTTTctcagctggccccaccacttttaaagtgctccacccatttttttttttttttgtggaagtgGGGTACAGGGAGCCACCACACTGGAGGCTGCAGAAGGAGGTAAGCCCCATATAGGGGCTCCCATCTTTCCTCAGCTGGCTGTACTGCTTGTAAAGTGCTCACaccaatttatttttttgcttcatGTGCAGGTGGGGTGGAGTAAGCCACTGCACTGGGAGACCTCAGgaggaggcagtgctggcagcggGGCTCCCACTTTAGCTCAGCtagtcccacccccagctgcctggcctgcacAGCCAAGCAGTATGTGCAGTTGGGAAAAAGCATtataacagacagacagacagatggacggactaagccttttattatatcaGAATTGCTTTGGAGTCTCTTGCATGGTGGGGACTTCCCAGATTGCAAACAACAAATAGGGCAAATGTATGTCTCTTTTGCAGGGTTCTGCTGCCACCAACTTCCTTAGCTCCTTTAAAGTTTAATTTCACATGTTCCATGACTATTTGTCATGCAATACCCAGACATGATACTATTTGCAACAGTCTACAGGAGTTATATGTAAGTCCACTAGGGGATTTTATTGTGGCATTTGGATGATCCTGGGCATAGAATTGATGCATAGGAATAAAACATAAAactccagttcagccactcaagTCAGTTATGTTTATGCCTTTCATGGTTCCATCAGCAAATAGTGTGTCACCCATAGTGGACATATGACTTGACTTCAGTTCCCAGTTTGATGGTACAGCATGAAGGCCTAAGCTAATGGTTGTTTGTATGTGCAAAGCACTTATGAAAGGTAACAGAAAAGGAAAGTTATCCCCCTGTCCTTCATGGAAGTGTGCAGCAAAGGGTGTCCGTGTTTATTTCTGATGTGAGGTGATCCAGTAACAATGTATAAATAaattaacaaacaaaaaatacccaGGACCAAATGTCTGTAGACAGAAAGACAACTCAAAAATCTAGAGTTGGAAGTAGAAACCAAACACATTCAAGTCATGTAAGCCTTGACTATTAGTGCTGAAGATTATTGATCCCTGgtgaaaacttccagtgaaaaAAAAACTAGTCATGAGCTGATGTCTGTCATATCAAGATGGGATGACTTCCAGAAGAAATGTTTTAGTGAAAGATGAAATTGGGCTCAACAAAGGGGTTCTCCTATGGCTCACAGACATTATTATAGATTCCTGAAAGGTCTGTCCTTAAAACTCGAGGATTTAACCTAAAAGAGGAGTCCAGTGTCAGGAGATTCCATTCCCAGAGCCAGGCCCTTGTACCTCTCAGCAAGGAACAAGGTGCCTAATTATAATATCACAGTAGTCATCATGTTAAAGCAGAAACCACATTAGTGACCCAGTAGAAActctagaaaagattatcaaagctTAAGCCAATGAATTCTCAAAGAGAGAGGCAATCGGTCATGTTCAGATCAAAGTCAAACTGAAGTCAGGGTAGAGGTAAACATTAGAGACTGAATGAGAGAGATTATTTCAAGCAATGGGACCACAATTAATGAAGGTTTCTTTTCCCTCAATTTTATTTGCAAGCTGAGTTTTAAAATGCTATTGTTTAAGAATAACACCAAGGGGTACCTTCTATAACATGTGATTCACCACTGTCAACCCCTCCTGGACCTACGTCAATTTTTTCATGGAAATCAAAGGAGGAAGTGAGGGTTATGCCCCTTCCATACCAATAGTTTAGGAGCTAGAACACTCATCACAGAAGAGGGGAATCCCTCGGGTAGAACCACACCTTCTCTGTCCATGTTGGAGCAgagattcaaacccacatttccCACATCATTGTTTAGGGACCTAGGACCTAGAGTATGGATTATTTCAGGGGGAAGCTCTCTGCCTGTCTTGTTAGTATGCCGAACAAGCATATTCAACAAATTAATTGGAATCAGTCTTTCTCAGGTCAAGGCCTAACTACAACACTGTAGACTCCTCCTCGCACCCCAGAACAAAAACTGGAAAATAAGGGTGAACTATTTCATACACTCTTGGTACAGACTACTTCAGCAACTTTCATGTAACTCTGATCCTACAGTGTACCTTTTGAAAAGGCTGAACTGATGATGGCTATGATGGCCCAAATATTCTTTTGGTTAAGGGAGAACTTAATTGTTTACAGGCTAAATGGCCAGGCCAACCAGTGACAGGACAGCAGACTAATTTAACACTCGATTTCCCTTAAACTACAACATGCTTTTCAAATGTTGACAAACATTCATGTGCTTTGTGTTTTCCCCAGTATATTCCCCAGAGCTGCCTTTAcatccttgtttctcaggctgtagatgagagGATTTAACATGGGAGTTATGATACCATACTGCATGGAGACAAATGTGTCAAGAACCACTGAAGAGATTGATTTGGGTCTCAGATATCGAAACAAACCAGACCCATAATACAGAACAACCACAgtgaggtgggagctgcaggtagaGAAGGCTTTCCACCTACCCTCAGCAGAGCGTATCCTGAGGATGGCAGAGATGATGCAGATGTAAGAGACCAGGGTGATGGGGAATGACGTGAGAAACACAAACATAGTTGAAACGAGAAATATCATGCTATTAATGGAGGTGTCTGTGCAGGACCTTTCTAGTAGAGATGGGACCTCACAACTGAAGTGGTTCAGTTCCTTGGGGCCACAGAAATGTAAATGTAACACAGGAAAAGTGTTGGTCAGTGCATATATTGTGCCAATCAGCCATGCACCACCCACCAGCCTTATGCGTACTTGCTTATTTATGGTCCCCACATAATGCAGTGGGTCACAGATGGCAGCATAGCGATCATAGGCcattgctgagagcatgaaaagTTCTGTAATGGCCACCAGAATAATTAAGGTCATCTGGGCAAGGCAGTCATGGAGagaaatgattttcttttctgCCATCAAATTTTGCAGAATCTTTGGGACAATGATAGAAGAATAGCAAATGTCCAATAGGGATAAATGGAAGAGGAAAAAATACATTGGGGTGTGAAGGCGAATATCAGCTCTTATCACCACCATGATCACCCCATTCCCTAGCACAGTTAGTAGGTATATGAGTAGAAACACCACAAAAAGGAAAGGCTGGAGCTGTGGGTCACTGGAAACGCTGGACAGAACAAAATAGCTGATAGCTGTTTCATTCCCCATGGTCATTTATTCACCAACCTCTGGCCTAGAAAAAGAAATCAATAAATAAACTAAAGATTTACCACTAAGAAAGTGTGCTACttcattttggggaaggagatcTCTATATAGAGAACTTTGTAATTCTGTCTGAACCTCTGTGTTTCCCAATACCTTTAAACTCAAAATTTATTTTTGATGGTGAGGCTCTTTACAAcgaaacaaagcaaaaaccaaaccaaacaaaaaccaaccTGTCTCAAACCTTGCTTTTTACCCCTTCCTTGTCTTGACGAGGCTCTTgctaccaagaaaaaaaaaatagaacacaaagagaaaaaaataaaacaaaacagctttatcaaatttggaggggaggggaggggggtttgtTTGTTGGTCTTTTCTGTATTCCTTACATTTGTTTATATAGAACAGAATCCATTTCTTACTTCCTGTTTGATGATGCCAGGAGAAATATTTTATGGAAATTAAATGTCTTCTCAATAAGATAACTATGTaactggaagggggggggggggaagagagtgcaggttggagagaaggaaagaggattgtattttcttttttgcttatttttgAGGCTAGAAGCAATGTATCTCTAAAAAACCCCCCCTAAAGCCAAATTATTGTGATATTCATTATGATGACAATATCCTACCCTGGTATActtggagtttgttttttttcacaggaCACATCTTGATAGTATCCAAGCAGTGGCTGCTTCAACATATAATAGAAGTCACAGCTTAGAGGTTTAGTGGCCGCTATTTCATCAACATGGGCATTACAAATGAGTGAAGTGTTTCTGTTCACCATATTTAAGGAGCACTCAAAAAAACAACCTTCATCCAGTTTACAAACTCTTCTTATATTGACACAGGTTCGTGATTTCTGCCTTCCCTCAAGAACATTTCCTAGCAGAGCTGCCTCTTGAAGCACTTAGTTTCCCCTTAGACTACCTGGAGAAGATGTATTACAGCCTTTGCAGTACAAGTGACCACCAAATTCTCAGTCTGGAGATCAAATTCCATTTCATCTTATCTATGAGTTGCTTACTTGTCCAAAGCAGGCTATTGAAGTGGCATATTTGAAATTCCCTTTGCAGGCAAGATAGGATAGCCCAGATAGGCACATCACTGAATAGCAATTGCTAACAGCATaatcagggtgtccaggctgtggaagaagctccctccagaggtagtgcaatcacctaccctggaaatcttccagGGGAGACtaaacagtcaccttgctggggtcacctgatccccagttatctttccagcttggtgcagggagctggacccgatgatcttccaagctcccttccagcctcacaatctatgagtCTGAATCAGAGAGAAGCTGACATCAAGGAAATGATTTCTTACCGCAGGTTGAGGATTCACCCACCTAGTAATGCAAGAGCCAAATCATTAGGACACTGGTCTAGTGGGTAGAGGCTAGGCTCCCAGAGGGCATACCTTCTAACCTATCTGCGTTATGTAGGTAGGATTTGAACCAAGTGCCCTTCTCTTGAAACTagtccactgggcagccaagaaggaaaaaatatgcAGTACCAGAATGGGATGCTGCCAGAAAGAGGGTGGACTGGTGAAATTAGTGACAGCTCCAAAAGAGAGAGTGCACTGGGTTTTCACTTCTTTTCCCTTCATGCAGTGGGCAAAAGCTGAGAGGCATGGACAGTGTGTTTTCAAAATGCATATCACAAATTACATAGAAATGCAATATGAGAAACTCACCAGCCCTGTAAAATTCCAGAAAATATGAACTGTTAATACTTCCtacttcatttttctcttctgtaagaataagagagaaagaaagagagaggagagagagagagagagtgcacaaCATTTtcatatctattttttttaaagtactattACTGACTGTTGCTTTCCTGAAAAAAAGAGCATCTTGTACCTTATGGGTGGGAGACATCCAGCACAAATGAATCTGGTGTATTTACATCTCTTCTGTATCacctgcttgattttttttattctgatgCCCAGATGGCCAATTAGTTTCTAAGAGAGAATGTTTGCTCCCTTTGGGGCCTGGTCATGAGGTGATTCCCTCCCCTTTCTATGAGTTAGATGAAAAGGATAGGAAATGTCTCAGCTAGGTTCAGTTGTAAGGCTACGAATAGAGCCCATTTTGGCCAGGTAGAAAAGATCTATTCCAGCATCTCAAGGGGATTTCCAGTCTTGGGCTTTTCTCTTATTTTAACATGTTTTGCCTGGAAATATGGTATTGCACCTCACAGCATTGTGATGAGTCATTCTGTGCTTGCTTCCTGCTTGCTGTCTCCTGGACCAGATGCTGTGTCACCACAATTGTGTGGAGCTGCACACACCAACACTGGCCCTCAAATGTATGAGCTTAGACACTGTAATGTCAATGTCTTTAAAATGATAGTGTTATCTTGTTATGAGTCAGTAAGGTTTCCAGATCAATTTGTGACTGGCAAGACTACTGCCCATTTTTCTTGGATTGCCAGtagtcagtgggtgtgtctacacattcattaatgcacagtagttactgcacatttagtttggTACTTGCTTAATGGAGTACtgactaaatgtgcagtaaccactgttacTGCACGGTAGCACCGATGTACGGTTTTTCatggttactgtacagtagcctaataacacttctaagtagcttattagcatggttttttgtttgtttgtttaccagcacactactgcacagtttcATTAGGCTACCACACAGTAAGTGCTTTGTGTAATTGTGCCTAGCATCAATGAACCAATAGGAATTTTCATAGATCCCTTTCAGTGACATAACAGGATGTCTTAGGTCTTTCCGTCATGACTATACCACTGTATGGGTTGGTCTatgtgagatgctttactgtgcagtagagtagtTTTCTGTACAGTAATCATGCATATCTACACCTGCACATACTTAGCATGCAGTAAACTTCACTGCTCATGAAAAAAATTGCTATCTGTaagtgcaagtagcaaatttacttgtaagtacttactgcacagtaatgcatgtgtagatgccaactgggagaagatttgcttccagtcagccctgccactagggtttCAGATTAAActcagccccagggccctggggttgggaccctctcctgctccaggtctgggctgcccctatggctgccccagccctgtgccctttaagagcctgcaggcattttgagccctagGGCATAACAGCACAGAGTCTGAGGGGACAGTTGGCTTCTGCTGCCCCTGGACAGGGTGTGGGCCAGCTGTGTCACCCTGCATGCACCATGGCACTATTGCCTGACACCATAGTGCTCTGTGGCCTTCAGGACCATGCCTTCCAAACCTGAAGACTTCTGCAAGCTCCTGTTAGGCCTGCCAGAACCTAGGTTCATCTGCAGGCATCTCCTGGCCACAgaggccagcaccagctgctgacAGCTAACccgcagcagcctgcccagaccctgcaAGTACTGCGGGGCATTACTTCACTGCATGGCTCCTAGTTCCATGCTGTAACCCTGCACTAGGCACTGCAGGTAGctccccaggcccagcagcacaggtggTACAGTCACACAGAGGCCTGGAGAGCAAGTGCAGGAGCTCCGATGGCATATTCACTGATGCCATACACTGCCATCCAGAGCCCCAACTagtcacaggaggagactggtgacctcatggcactgtaGGGTGAGGTAGAGGTGCAGCAGCAGTCCGTGAGGTGTGGGCCGTCTGAGGTCCATGTCTAAGAGGGGCTATGAGGTTGGATTCAGGAACATGGGCATGATCCGTTGGCagagcagtgctgcataaagatcaaggccctgtgggcacagtgggtcaccattaCGAATCACAATCATTGGTCAGGAAGCGCtcacaagtccatgccctttatgtggcaactggatGCCATTCTTGctccctgggacccaggccatagccatgctgtgtacagcagcacagtCAGCCTGCCCAAGCCTTCACTGTGGCCTGGCACCCATGTTCATGTGTCATTGGGGAGGGACCCTCAGGGcaccagcagcctgtcctgctgagctccctggctAGAGCCTCCACCTGAACCTCAGGGAGCCCAGGTAAGCAGATGCCCAGACAGCATTGCAGTCTCAGTCCTAGGCATGAGACATGGCTAGCCATACCATCTCCGGTTGCCAGCATCACCAGATCCTCCCCAGGGGGGCCTGGCCCAGGAACATATATGCTATGCCCATCACCTGACAAGTCTATTGGAAGCTGCACACCATGGTGACCAGCCAATACTGACTGGAGCCACTAggcatgccagccctgctgctatgGTAAGCCTAGCACTGGGGGTAGGGACCTCCCCACCTGGGCACCCAGCCCATCTCCTTGGCCCCATCTCcttgcctggcctggctgcaccccacttttcccCAGGTTCTGCCACCACAGCATACAGGCAGGTAGGATACAGTGAAAAACTTTGTTGAGAAGCCCATACCCCCACAGCTAGGCAGCCATGGGCCTCTGACATTCCAAGGAAAGCATCAGTGCTGTTGGTGATGTCCTCTTTAGCTGTGGGAGATTCAGACATGTAGCAGAGCCACATATAGGCCTCCAGGCAGTGAAAGAGATTGCAGGACAGCCTGGGTTTTCCCTGTGCACTGTTGATGTTCAGGGCACAATGGTAACTACACAGGTTCACATGGGACACCATAGGAATCATCATCAGCAGAgtgtagtgggttgggcaccctcAGTATGTGCAAACCGGTCCTCATGCAACACCTGGGACATGTTCAGCAGGGGCACTGTCATGGAGCAGTGCTGGGGGACGGGGTCACCCTGGGGCGCCTTCCTGGAGAGGCCACCTGAAggtagggtgggggtgtgggtagCTCCTTCTTGTCCTCTGGGATCCCCAAACCCCCCAAGCCTGTGTTCTATGgtcttggcagcagcacagaaaacaggctgacctgcaggaggagaagggaggaagcagggtctggagccatggcagcggATGCTGCCAGGCACCTAGCTTGTTccagcctgggaagggggtgggataGGTAGgcttcctgtggccagcaccccatggcTTACCAGGCCCTGGGGAGTGAGTGGGCATGGTGGCCTTAGCTGGTGGCTGCCTGGGACCAGGCCTGCCCAGCTGATTTACCATGAGCCCTTGCCACCTGTGAATGCCCAACCCCCATATAAGGCTGGACACCGCATGACCCCTGGCACAGAGCACCTCAGAAAGGTTGTATAATCTCACAAACAGCTTTTTTCTCATGGTTCTGCAGTTGCACAAGGGggagaggccacagttggcaACCAGAATGTGGTCTCAGGGTCACCACCATCCATAGTTGATGCCCTGGGAATGCATCAGCTCTACAGGAGGAGGATCCAAGATTAGACCATTTTCCTGGACCATCTGGTGATGGTCATGGGGTACCAGCAGGTAGATGTGTGGATGTGGCAGGAAGAAGACATTGCCAGCAGGACAGATGGTGGAAGGAGAACATGACCCACAACAATGCACAGGACAAGCTCAAGAAGGTGCAAGGCTGGCACAAGGAAAAACAGGACCAGATGGACTGGGAGTTCAGGGCACAGCTCCTTGCCATGGAGTGTGAATGCATGGAGGCCCTGTGAAAGAAAGGTGTGGCCATGGCTAGGGCAATGCAGGCCATGAAGGAGGACCACAGGGTTCTGTATACCATCCTTGCCCTTGCAGTCACCTTCATTCCACCTCCTACTCTGCCC includes:
- the LOC106738425 gene encoding olfactory receptor 8S1-like gives rise to the protein MTMGNETAISYFVLSSVSSDPQLQPFLFVVFLLIYLLTVLGNGVIMVVIRADIRLHTPMYFFLFHLSLLDICYSSIIVPKILQNLMAEKKIISLHDCLAQMTLIILVAITELFMLSAMAYDRYAAICDPLHYVGTINKQVRIRLVGGAWLIGTIYALTNTFPVLHLHFCGPKELNHFSCEVPSLLERSCTDTSINSMIFLVSTMFVFLTSFPITLVSYICIISAILRIRSAEGRWKAFSTCSSHLTVVVLYYGSGLFRYLRPKSISSVVLDTFVSMQYGIITPMLNPLIYSLRNKDVKAALGNILGKTQST